A DNA window from Pseudarthrobacter sp. W1I19 contains the following coding sequences:
- a CDS encoding S8 family serine peptidase: MIDPNSFPASENASGSVPEADYSGAETTGRFIVVFAREEGSPSSVLESAGLSNVADSRDFKDREVDVSETSGADATFFSSLGIAVVSAAPEQIGALQTTEAVQGPVLSVSPELIHHVLPAAPTEYVRGYRDAVLDLDTRLNGGNGQGAAVAAPPTVPIFQDTAQFTWGLQAVQAHSSQYSGRGVKVGVLDTGFDSTHPDFAGRNITVRSFIQGESATDGHGHGTHCIGTSCGSKSPSTGPRYGVAYEAEIFAGKVLSNAGSGSDAGILAGIDWAVTSGCAIISMSLGADVPQVHPPYVAAGERALDAGTLIIAAAGNNAKRLQGNTGFVGTPANSPFIMAVGALDHQLDVAFFSARSLPVRGGQVDIAGPGWQVYSSWPMPARYRSISGTSMATPHAAGVAALWAQATGFRGRELWSSLVQESDRLIAPSVDVGSGIVIAPL, encoded by the coding sequence ATGATTGACCCCAATTCCTTCCCAGCGTCCGAGAACGCGTCCGGGTCCGTCCCGGAGGCGGACTATTCCGGGGCCGAGACCACCGGCCGGTTCATCGTGGTGTTTGCCCGGGAAGAGGGCAGCCCGTCCTCGGTGCTGGAATCGGCAGGACTATCCAACGTGGCGGACTCGCGTGACTTCAAGGACCGCGAAGTGGACGTCTCCGAAACCAGCGGCGCAGACGCCACGTTCTTCAGTTCCCTGGGCATCGCGGTGGTTTCGGCGGCGCCGGAGCAGATCGGCGCGCTGCAGACCACCGAAGCGGTCCAGGGTCCGGTGTTGTCCGTATCGCCGGAACTGATCCACCACGTCCTCCCGGCAGCCCCCACTGAATATGTGAGGGGTTACCGCGACGCTGTCCTGGACCTGGATACCCGCCTTAATGGCGGAAACGGTCAGGGCGCGGCGGTGGCGGCACCCCCAACGGTGCCCATCTTCCAGGACACCGCCCAGTTCACGTGGGGACTGCAGGCGGTCCAGGCCCACTCATCCCAGTATTCGGGGCGCGGGGTCAAGGTGGGCGTCCTGGACACCGGCTTCGACTCAACCCACCCGGACTTCGCCGGACGGAACATCACCGTGCGCTCCTTCATCCAAGGGGAATCCGCCACGGACGGCCACGGGCACGGCACGCACTGCATCGGCACATCCTGCGGCTCCAAGTCCCCGTCCACGGGGCCACGCTACGGCGTGGCCTACGAGGCGGAAATCTTCGCCGGCAAGGTGCTCAGCAACGCCGGTTCAGGCAGCGACGCCGGGATCCTCGCCGGCATCGACTGGGCGGTGACCAGCGGCTGCGCCATTATCTCCATGTCCCTGGGAGCCGACGTGCCGCAGGTCCACCCGCCCTATGTGGCTGCGGGCGAGCGCGCCCTGGACGCCGGGACGCTGATCATCGCCGCCGCCGGAAACAACGCCAAGCGGCTCCAGGGCAACACCGGGTTCGTGGGCACCCCGGCCAACAGCCCCTTCATCATGGCTGTGGGCGCTTTGGACCATCAGCTAGACGTTGCCTTCTTCTCCGCACGCAGCCTGCCGGTGCGGGGCGGGCAGGTTGACATTGCCGGCCCCGGCTGGCAGGTCTACTCGTCCTGGCCCATGCCCGCCCGGTACCGGAGCATCAGCGGCACCAGCATGGCAACCCCCCACGCCGCGGGAGTTGCCGCCCTCTGGGCACAGGCCACCGGCTTCCGCGGACGGGAACTCTGGTCCTCGCTGGTCCAGGAAAGCGACCGGCTGATTGCACCGTCCGTGGACGTTGGCTCCGGCATTGTCATCGCCCCGCTGTGA
- a CDS encoding DNA/RNA non-specific endonuclease gives MAGTVRYDGGARPPSYVTSDAPRDSPPRLAVKAPPGNGHGMNTTDHPVPEATSDHEELLASLRQFIRTRGAAYLEDPNITSIGVGHKVVDGKPTGEIALQFTVGEKAAPEALDGLNTTPIPEAIVVDGVAVPTDVIERTYRPSFRAVAEVEPPATKVRLDPIRPGVSVGHIRSSAGTIGCIVYDRHEGTPMILSNWHVLHGDSGALGDAVVQPGPHDDNRVDANGLGKLVRSHLGVAGDCAVATIEDRGFTTAIQSLDVTPDQLGEPEIGDKVVKSGRTTGVTHGKVRRVDVIAKLSYGSAGTHAIGGFEIGPDPDNPPVDGEISRGGDSGSVWIFKTPAGELTTVLAGLHFGGESGDSPDEHALACLPQSVFEKLEITLRPPAAPEAGEDIPEGFGSDFLGPHIGLPTLAAHLDSDAVRLAGSDVIPYTHFSLSMSKSRRFARWVAWNIDGAGLIKLSRTGIDFIKDPRIPADVQTGDELYRGNRLDRGHLARRADLVWGEIDEAGRANKDSFYFTNITPQTDDFNQSSKNGVWGKIEDAVFADVDVDDLKVSVFGGPVFQDDDRAYRGTRLPREYWKIIAFMEQGQLKSRAFLLTQNLNQVEALELDEFRVFQVAVTEIEERTSLQFADTLRQADTLMVPESVGDRRPLEDPSDIQW, from the coding sequence GTGGCAGGAACCGTAAGGTACGACGGCGGCGCGCGGCCGCCGTCGTACGTCACCTCCGACGCACCCCGGGACAGCCCGCCGCGGCTGGCAGTAAAAGCACCACCAGGAAATGGACACGGCATGAACACCACCGACCACCCCGTCCCGGAAGCAACGTCCGATCACGAGGAGTTGCTGGCCTCGCTGCGGCAGTTCATCAGGACCAGAGGCGCCGCCTACCTCGAGGACCCCAACATCACTTCGATCGGTGTGGGCCACAAAGTGGTTGATGGCAAGCCCACAGGCGAGATTGCCCTCCAGTTCACGGTGGGTGAGAAGGCGGCGCCGGAAGCACTGGACGGCCTCAACACCACCCCCATACCGGAAGCGATCGTGGTGGACGGGGTTGCCGTGCCCACCGATGTTATTGAGCGGACCTACCGTCCCTCGTTCCGGGCAGTAGCCGAGGTGGAGCCACCGGCCACCAAAGTCCGGCTCGATCCCATCAGGCCGGGGGTCAGTGTGGGCCACATCCGGTCCAGCGCCGGCACCATCGGCTGCATCGTGTACGACAGGCACGAGGGGACCCCGATGATCCTCAGCAACTGGCATGTGCTGCACGGCGATTCCGGCGCCCTGGGTGACGCGGTGGTCCAGCCGGGCCCGCACGACGACAACCGGGTGGACGCGAACGGGCTGGGCAAGCTGGTGCGCTCCCACCTGGGCGTCGCGGGAGACTGCGCTGTGGCAACCATCGAGGACCGCGGATTCACTACGGCGATCCAGTCTTTGGACGTGACCCCGGACCAGCTCGGCGAACCCGAGATCGGGGACAAGGTGGTCAAAAGCGGCCGCACCACGGGCGTGACCCATGGGAAGGTGCGCCGGGTGGATGTGATCGCAAAACTTAGTTACGGGTCCGCGGGGACCCACGCCATCGGCGGCTTCGAAATCGGCCCGGACCCGGACAATCCCCCGGTGGACGGGGAAATCAGCCGCGGCGGAGACTCCGGGTCCGTCTGGATTTTCAAGACCCCCGCCGGCGAGCTCACCACCGTTCTTGCCGGCCTGCATTTCGGCGGGGAATCGGGCGACAGCCCTGACGAGCACGCCCTGGCCTGCCTGCCCCAATCCGTGTTCGAAAAGCTGGAGATCACCCTCCGTCCGCCGGCAGCTCCTGAAGCCGGCGAGGATATTCCCGAAGGGTTCGGCAGCGATTTCCTCGGCCCCCACATCGGCCTGCCCACCCTTGCCGCCCACCTGGACAGTGATGCTGTCCGCCTCGCGGGCTCGGACGTCATCCCTTACACCCACTTTTCACTCTCGATGAGTAAGTCCCGGCGGTTTGCCCGCTGGGTGGCGTGGAACATCGACGGCGCGGGCTTGATAAAGCTCAGCCGGACCGGCATCGATTTCATCAAGGACCCCCGCATCCCGGCGGACGTCCAGACCGGTGACGAGCTGTACCGCGGCAACCGGCTGGACCGTGGCCACCTGGCCCGCCGCGCCGATCTGGTCTGGGGAGAGATCGACGAGGCCGGCCGGGCCAACAAGGACTCGTTCTACTTCACCAACATCACCCCGCAGACGGACGATTTCAACCAAAGCAGCAAGAACGGGGTCTGGGGAAAGATCGAGGACGCGGTGTTCGCGGACGTCGACGTCGACGACCTCAAAGTCAGTGTGTTCGGCGGCCCGGTATTCCAGGATGATGATCGCGCTTACCGGGGCACCCGCCTGCCGCGCGAGTACTGGAAGATCATCGCGTTTATGGAGCAGGGACAGCTCAAGAGCAGGGCCTTCCTCCTGACCCAGAACCTCAACCAGGTGGAAGCGCTCGAACTCGACGAATTCCGGGTTTTCCAGGTTGCCGTGACCGAAATCGAGGAACGCACCAGCCTGCAGTTCGCGGACACACTGCGGCAGGCTGACACGCTCATGGTCCCGGAGTCGGTGGGTGACCGGCGGCCGCTGGAGGATCCGTCGGACATCCAGTGGTGA
- a CDS encoding matrixin family metalloprotease, which yields MSEEQYRAAPYLAAVSNTAAGEGNPGFSKVQAYLERFGYLAESTSRDIGVLDDPTEGALRNFQEFFHLPVTGVFDDATRDAMMQPRCGLPDMRGDGLAFSTACAWADRTLTFAFDTGTDDVAGTAEFDAIRRAIQTWRNLGGLTFTEVAVGSSPDIRIGWRPAADPDHSMVGGILAHADFPPGCSVVTNTLPKPVHFDDSEHVWSVGAVASAFDIETVALHEFGHIVGLAHSSVANSVMAPTVASNFTKRALTQDDIDGFRALYPAAPQAWSGWNSLGGTLTSDISVGNNKDGRLEAFVRGTDGAVWHRWQTAPNGNWSGWASLGGVITTEIAVANNQDGRLEIFARGTDNALWHMWQTTPNGNWSGWNSLGGVITGPPATGRNADGRLEVFARGTDGAVWHRWQTAPNGNWAGWNSLGGVITSEISTGRNADGRLEIFARGTDNALWHRWQTAPNGNWAGWQSLGGVLTSNIATGRNADGRLEVFVRGTDNALWHKWQTAPNSGWSGWASLGGILTSDIAVGRNASGRLEVFVRGTDNALWHMWQTAPNSGWSGWASLGGILTSNITVGNNADGRLEVFVRGTDNALWHMWQNSPFLTEESTGASGAATMAEGAGAAAAAAGVVPETVEMPTGTMAGSVTTNGHQQPAAPAMPAGAMDAPAKESAGKPGTPDKERASGTMPALGMSVSA from the coding sequence ATGTCTGAAGAGCAATACCGCGCCGCCCCGTACCTCGCGGCGGTCTCAAACACGGCCGCGGGTGAAGGCAACCCCGGCTTCAGCAAGGTCCAGGCCTACCTTGAGCGGTTCGGCTACCTGGCCGAATCCACCTCACGGGACATCGGCGTCCTGGACGACCCCACCGAAGGAGCCCTGAGGAACTTCCAGGAGTTCTTCCACCTGCCGGTCACCGGCGTGTTCGACGACGCGACCCGGGACGCGATGATGCAGCCCCGCTGCGGGCTTCCGGACATGCGCGGAGACGGCCTGGCCTTCTCCACCGCGTGTGCCTGGGCCGACCGGACCCTGACGTTTGCGTTCGACACCGGAACGGACGACGTCGCCGGCACCGCCGAGTTTGACGCCATCAGGCGCGCCATCCAGACCTGGCGGAACCTGGGCGGACTGACGTTCACCGAAGTGGCCGTCGGTTCCAGCCCGGACATCCGGATCGGATGGCGGCCCGCGGCGGACCCGGACCACTCGATGGTGGGCGGCATCCTGGCCCACGCCGACTTTCCTCCCGGCTGCAGTGTCGTCACCAACACGCTGCCCAAGCCGGTGCACTTCGACGACAGTGAGCACGTGTGGAGCGTGGGCGCAGTGGCAAGCGCCTTCGACATCGAAACGGTGGCACTCCACGAATTCGGCCACATTGTAGGCCTCGCGCACTCGAGCGTTGCGAATTCCGTGATGGCACCCACCGTCGCATCCAACTTCACCAAACGGGCCCTCACCCAGGACGACATCGACGGATTCCGGGCGCTGTACCCGGCAGCACCGCAGGCATGGTCCGGCTGGAACTCCCTTGGCGGCACCCTCACCTCGGACATCTCGGTGGGCAACAACAAGGACGGCCGGCTGGAAGCCTTCGTCCGGGGCACCGACGGGGCTGTGTGGCATCGATGGCAAACCGCGCCCAACGGCAACTGGTCCGGCTGGGCCTCCCTGGGCGGCGTGATCACCACCGAGATCGCCGTGGCCAACAACCAGGACGGCCGGCTGGAAATCTTTGCCCGGGGAACCGACAACGCGCTCTGGCACATGTGGCAAACCACCCCCAACGGCAACTGGTCCGGCTGGAACTCCCTTGGAGGCGTGATCACGGGCCCACCGGCCACCGGACGCAACGCGGACGGCCGCCTCGAGGTCTTCGCCCGCGGTACCGATGGCGCCGTGTGGCACCGGTGGCAGACTGCGCCCAACGGCAACTGGGCCGGCTGGAACTCCCTGGGCGGCGTGATCACCTCCGAAATCAGCACCGGAAGGAACGCGGACGGCCGGCTCGAAATCTTCGCCCGCGGCACGGACAACGCCCTCTGGCACAGGTGGCAGACAGCACCCAACGGCAACTGGGCCGGCTGGCAGTCCCTGGGCGGTGTGCTCACCTCCAACATCGCCACCGGCAGGAATGCGGACGGCCGTCTGGAAGTCTTCGTCCGCGGCACCGACAACGCCCTCTGGCACAAGTGGCAGACCGCCCCCAACAGCGGCTGGTCCGGCTGGGCCTCCCTGGGCGGCATCCTCACCTCCGATATCGCTGTAGGCAGGAACGCGAGCGGCCGCCTCGAGGTCTTCGTCCGCGGCACGGACAACGCCCTGTGGCACATGTGGCAGACAGCACCCAACAGCGGCTGGTCCGGCTGGGCCTCCCTGGGCGGCATCCTCACCTCCAACATCACTGTGGGGAACAACGCTGACGGCCGGCTGGAGGTCTTCGTCCGGGGCACGGACAACGCGCTGTGGCACATGTGGCAGAACAGTCCTTTCCTGACCGAAGAATCCACCGGCGCTTCCGGTGCTGCCACCATGGCGGAGGGGGCCGGCGCGGCCGCGGCCGCCGCCGGCGTGGTCCCCGAAACGGTGGAAATGCCAACCGGCACCATGGCCGGGAGCGTCACAACCAACGGGCACCAGCAGCCGGCAGCACCGGCCATGCCCGCCGGGGCAATGGACGCTCCTGCCAAGGAGTCTGCGGGCAAGCCCGGCACGCCTGACAAGGAACGCGCATCAGGAACCATGCCGGCCCTGGGCATGTCCGTCAGCGCCTGA
- a CDS encoding caspase family protein → MQSQTDAQRRIALIIGTSTYQESTLAHLRAPGTDTQDLAEVLSDSQIGKFDVHTFLDAPHDRLMRGVMEVCSSVGPGDLILVYLSCHGLLDERGRLYYATTNTERKFLAATSVAAAWLNDQLEDCRARSQILVLDCCHSGAFAKSAKGDEALALQDKFPGRGKVVLTASRATEYSFEGTEVVGKGVRSVFTKAIVDGLKTGAADVNGDGDVTVADLYQYVFNKVRQEEPRQTPTMWTYGSEGDLLVARSVRKREIRPAPLPADIVAAIESPRPRVRASGVAELADLRDSGPPELALAAENALRKMAEEEVPSVAELARAALDSARGNARHSVDDRSKRETAPGASAEDLEPGPAGAIGSSQSTSEPAQRLFPQSTNRRTGLIVAKPPYLLASGTSLIAAGFVRAVGPWSTSPSTALSWLFLFLVTAQVLLIVSGLAGGSRATRQLLWAAIATDLVVWVLEVAVPSTGPLVVVLTVVHLGCGISASLLSLISRPSRGMALWLPASLYVLQAVAWLVQFTQVPIAVSITSITASLTIPGVFFLFSGMRLMQQKSNRRKLDVVPEN, encoded by the coding sequence ATGCAAAGCCAGACTGATGCCCAGCGCCGTATTGCCCTCATCATCGGTACATCCACCTATCAGGAAAGCACCCTTGCTCATCTCCGGGCTCCCGGGACAGACACTCAGGATTTAGCAGAGGTCCTTTCGGACTCCCAAATCGGAAAATTTGACGTCCACACCTTCCTCGATGCCCCTCACGACAGGTTGATGCGGGGCGTGATGGAAGTCTGTTCCAGCGTAGGCCCGGGCGATCTTATCCTTGTCTACCTCTCCTGCCACGGACTGCTGGACGAGAGAGGGAGGCTTTACTACGCAACCACCAATACGGAACGCAAATTCTTGGCTGCCACCTCGGTTGCGGCCGCTTGGCTGAATGATCAACTGGAAGACTGCCGGGCGCGCAGCCAAATTCTGGTGCTCGACTGTTGCCACAGCGGTGCCTTCGCAAAGAGTGCAAAGGGGGACGAGGCCCTCGCCCTGCAGGATAAGTTTCCCGGCCGCGGCAAGGTTGTGCTGACGGCGTCCCGCGCGACTGAATATTCCTTCGAAGGAACGGAGGTTGTCGGAAAGGGGGTGAGATCAGTGTTCACCAAAGCGATCGTGGACGGACTGAAGACAGGTGCTGCTGACGTCAACGGCGACGGGGATGTGACAGTTGCCGACCTCTACCAATACGTGTTCAACAAGGTCCGCCAGGAAGAGCCCCGGCAAACACCTACCATGTGGACCTACGGTTCAGAGGGAGACCTCTTAGTAGCCCGAAGCGTCCGTAAACGGGAAATACGCCCAGCCCCGCTGCCAGCCGACATCGTTGCTGCGATTGAAAGCCCACGTCCGCGTGTTCGGGCTTCCGGCGTGGCAGAACTTGCGGACCTGCGGGACAGCGGACCGCCGGAACTGGCATTGGCTGCAGAGAACGCTCTCCGGAAGATGGCGGAGGAAGAGGTCCCAAGCGTCGCGGAACTGGCGCGGGCAGCACTCGATTCTGCTCGGGGCAACGCTCGTCACTCTGTAGATGACCGAAGTAAACGTGAGACCGCCCCGGGAGCCAGTGCCGAGGACTTGGAGCCAGGCCCCGCCGGAGCAATCGGGTCAAGTCAATCTACCTCGGAGCCGGCCCAGAGGCTGTTTCCGCAAAGCACGAATCGCCGCACGGGACTGATTGTTGCCAAGCCGCCATACCTTTTGGCCAGCGGAACTTCGCTGATAGCCGCGGGATTCGTCCGCGCCGTCGGGCCCTGGTCGACGAGCCCATCCACAGCCCTTAGCTGGCTATTTCTGTTCTTGGTCACGGCCCAGGTATTACTGATAGTTTCAGGCCTGGCGGGAGGGTCCAGAGCAACACGCCAGCTTTTATGGGCGGCGATTGCGACCGATCTGGTTGTATGGGTCCTCGAGGTAGCAGTCCCGTCAACCGGACCGCTGGTGGTTGTCCTCACGGTAGTTCATCTGGGCTGTGGGATCTCTGCGTCGCTCCTGTCACTGATCTCTCGCCCATCCAGAGGAATGGCACTTTGGCTGCCGGCTTCGCTGTATGTCCTGCAGGCCGTGGCCTGGCTTGTGCAGTTCACTCAGGTACCCATTGCAGTATCAATCACGTCAATCACTGCTTCGCTGACGATACCCGGCGTATTTTTCCTCTTCTCGGGCATGCGGCTGATGCAGCAGAAATCTAACCGTCGCAAGTTGGATGTGGTTCCGGAAAACTAG
- a CDS encoding ABC transporter substrate-binding protein, with protein sequence MVVSPQATRSLLIQLALCISMVLALVSCGGSPHSVAGPKGPGVSAEPNDPAETDVKAAPTGNGAVPDCTSVTSLPDSAPSGAAAIPAAATTTPEPLKIGTLLPLTGSLAHYGPPSTAGVNLSIKEIKDAGGVLGKPIEVIHRDSGDSKSDIGAQSTRELLKSGVSAVIGAVSSSVSKSVINQITGAGVIQLSPANSSADFSTWDDKGLYWRTAPSDVLTGSAWGDYIAACGAKTLGMIVLNDPYGSVLAENIKAAFEEAGGKVISEEQFNTGDSEFSSQVEKISAARPDAVALISFDQAKSIIPLMADKGISGSQLFMVDGNTSDYSRDFQPGTLKGAQGVLPESIADDDFRNRLLTIDPALTFFGYAGESYDAVNLIALAAESAKSTKSADVASQLKAVSEGGAKCNTYASCVTLLRENKDIDYDGQSGPVAFSDAGDPTEAHIAVYEYQDDNTAKPSKEILARMGARG encoded by the coding sequence ATGGTTGTTTCCCCGCAGGCAACGCGGTCTCTTCTTATACAACTGGCGCTTTGTATCAGCATGGTACTTGCCCTGGTCTCATGTGGGGGTTCACCTCATTCAGTTGCCGGTCCCAAGGGCCCAGGCGTCTCGGCAGAGCCAAACGATCCCGCAGAGACAGATGTGAAGGCGGCGCCTACGGGGAACGGCGCAGTCCCGGATTGCACCTCCGTAACGTCCCTGCCAGATTCAGCCCCTTCTGGCGCGGCGGCGATTCCTGCTGCCGCTACCACTACACCGGAGCCCTTAAAAATCGGCACTCTCCTGCCCTTAACAGGGTCGCTGGCGCACTACGGGCCGCCGTCGACAGCTGGCGTCAACCTCAGCATCAAAGAGATCAAAGACGCGGGCGGTGTACTGGGCAAACCAATTGAGGTGATCCACCGCGATTCCGGGGATTCGAAATCTGACATCGGAGCGCAGTCAACGCGGGAACTGCTGAAGAGCGGGGTCAGCGCGGTCATCGGCGCTGTTTCGTCGTCCGTGTCCAAGTCCGTCATCAACCAGATAACCGGCGCCGGCGTCATCCAGCTTTCGCCCGCAAACTCCTCCGCGGACTTCAGCACATGGGACGATAAAGGCCTCTACTGGCGCACGGCCCCCTCGGACGTGCTAACGGGCAGTGCCTGGGGCGACTACATCGCTGCCTGTGGTGCGAAGACACTCGGAATGATCGTCCTGAATGACCCGTACGGCAGCGTCCTCGCGGAAAATATAAAGGCTGCTTTCGAAGAGGCCGGCGGAAAAGTGATTTCAGAAGAGCAATTCAATACCGGCGATTCGGAGTTCAGCAGCCAGGTTGAAAAGATTTCCGCAGCCAGGCCTGACGCCGTCGCCCTGATCTCCTTTGACCAGGCGAAGAGCATCATTCCGTTGATGGCAGACAAGGGCATAAGTGGAAGCCAATTATTCATGGTCGATGGCAACACATCAGACTACAGCAGAGATTTCCAACCCGGAACTCTGAAGGGCGCCCAGGGCGTTCTCCCGGAATCGATTGCGGATGATGATTTCAGGAACCGACTGCTGACAATTGACCCAGCGCTGACGTTTTTTGGTTATGCGGGCGAGTCCTACGACGCCGTCAACCTCATCGCCCTTGCGGCTGAGTCCGCCAAAAGCACCAAGAGTGCCGACGTTGCCAGCCAACTCAAGGCTGTGTCGGAAGGCGGCGCTAAGTGCAACACCTACGCATCTTGTGTCACGCTGCTCCGGGAAAACAAGGACATCGATTACGATGGCCAGTCGGGGCCGGTAGCTTTTTCTGACGCCGGCGACCCCACAGAGGCCCATATCGCCGTATATGAGTACCAGGACGACAACACCGCCAAACCGTCCAAAGAAATCCTTGCCAGGATGGGTGCCAGAGGTTGA
- a CDS encoding MBL fold metallo-hydrolase has protein sequence MSEWLEVGANNYVLVTEGSLLNTGLIVGSERAMVIDTGCGPRQGREILDAVREKTQRPLVVVNTHAHYDHFFGNAVFAEAGVTEFWAHQNCATEIDERGDLQRRFVGTLEPEMSTGEGENVELVVPNALVKDQPVLVDLGGLTATLFYLGRGHTDGDLLVGTPSTLYVGDLVEQGAHPSFEDSYPEEWADALRHISALRHRYEFLIPGHGKPCSDQFVKTMANTMTTAVRQARGSIRDTPDDATKAIPVLPYGPEQSRWFIKRLQETRREN, from the coding sequence ATGTCGGAATGGCTCGAAGTCGGCGCGAACAACTATGTGCTGGTCACCGAAGGATCGCTGCTGAACACCGGACTGATCGTAGGATCCGAGCGGGCCATGGTGATCGATACCGGCTGCGGCCCCCGGCAGGGGCGGGAGATCCTGGATGCGGTGCGGGAGAAGACCCAGCGGCCGCTCGTCGTCGTCAACACCCACGCGCATTACGACCACTTCTTCGGCAATGCCGTGTTTGCTGAAGCCGGCGTCACCGAGTTCTGGGCGCACCAGAACTGCGCCACCGAGATCGACGAACGCGGGGACCTCCAGCGCCGCTTCGTGGGGACGCTGGAGCCGGAGATGTCCACGGGCGAAGGGGAGAACGTGGAGCTCGTGGTCCCCAACGCCCTGGTGAAGGACCAGCCGGTGCTGGTTGACCTCGGCGGGCTCACCGCCACCCTGTTCTACCTGGGCCGCGGCCATACCGACGGCGACCTGCTGGTGGGCACCCCCAGCACCCTGTATGTGGGCGACCTGGTGGAGCAGGGCGCCCACCCGTCCTTCGAAGACTCGTACCCGGAGGAGTGGGCGGATGCGCTCCGGCACATCTCGGCGCTCCGCCACCGGTACGAGTTCCTGATCCCCGGGCACGGGAAGCCGTGCAGCGACCAGTTCGTCAAGACCATGGCCAACACCATGACCACTGCGGTCCGCCAGGCCCGCGGGTCCATCCGGGACACCCCGGACGATGCCACCAAGGCCATCCCGGTGCTGCCCTACGGGCCGGAACAGTCGCGCTGGTTCATCAAGCGGCTGCAGGAGACCCGCCGGGAGAACTAG
- a CDS encoding AraC family transcriptional regulator, which produces MQEWNRAVELIEADLTAPVDVGRLARVALTSEYHFRRMFASLAGMPVSEYIRRRKLTAATAEILAGQGVLDVATRYGYGSAEAFTRAFKAMHGLSPSQARRPGAVLHSQTQLRFHLRIEGSAGMKHQIVKKEAFRLIGLKTRIRLVYEGPNPGIEAFERGLDPSVRPRLAKLSDTEPLGLVAVTENIEEPGTEGSELDYWRAAASIQPVPEGFDSKEVPAGLWVVFETEGKFPEALQKLWADAAAEWFPANPYLWAPGPQLLSVQPEPDGSRGRGQLWIPIEAKTTPPTA; this is translated from the coding sequence GTGCAGGAATGGAACCGGGCCGTTGAGCTCATTGAGGCGGACCTGACCGCGCCGGTCGACGTCGGCAGGCTTGCCCGCGTCGCGCTCACCTCGGAGTACCACTTCCGGCGGATGTTCGCCTCGCTGGCCGGCATGCCCGTCTCCGAGTACATCCGGCGCCGGAAGCTCACAGCGGCGACGGCCGAAATCCTTGCCGGCCAGGGGGTGCTGGACGTCGCAACACGCTACGGGTACGGGTCCGCCGAGGCCTTCACCCGCGCCTTTAAAGCCATGCATGGACTCAGCCCCTCACAGGCACGTCGCCCCGGCGCCGTGCTCCACTCACAAACGCAATTGAGATTCCATCTTCGAATCGAAGGGAGCGCAGGCATGAAACACCAGATCGTCAAGAAGGAAGCCTTCCGCCTGATTGGCCTCAAGACACGGATCCGGCTCGTCTATGAAGGACCAAACCCAGGCATAGAGGCGTTCGAACGGGGACTGGACCCCTCGGTGCGGCCACGCCTGGCCAAGCTGTCCGACACCGAGCCGCTCGGCCTCGTGGCGGTCACCGAGAACATCGAGGAGCCGGGAACCGAGGGAAGCGAACTGGATTACTGGCGTGCCGCGGCATCGATCCAGCCGGTGCCGGAAGGATTTGACTCCAAGGAAGTCCCGGCCGGCCTCTGGGTGGTCTTCGAGACCGAGGGAAAATTCCCCGAGGCCCTGCAAAAGCTGTGGGCCGACGCCGCCGCCGAGTGGTTCCCCGCCAACCCCTACTTATGGGCGCCGGGGCCACAACTGCTGAGCGTCCAGCCGGAACCGGACGGTTCGAGGGGACGCGGACAGCTGTGGATTCCGATCGAAGCGAAAACCACTCCGCCTACCGCCTAG